In Bacillus sp. S3, the sequence GGACGATGACAATGTGACCTGGGATACATACTTCTGCAACTTTCTGTCTGAGGTAACCTTTGATAGTAGAAAACAGGCAGACAGCGTAAATTATGATTTAAGTAATATTGATGTAAGGATTACAGATACAGCAGTACTTGATGGACAACAGAGATTAACATCCCTTTTCCTTTCCCTTTTGGGAAATTCATATATCCGCCAGAAACACGCAAGAAGAAATAATAACGGTGGATTGGTTACAAAGTTACTGATTGAACTGAATAAGAATAAGCTGACTGTTGATGAAGAGGAATACAATAGTAAAAAGTATGATATCAAATTCAGTGAGAAAGTTGGAAAACTGAGTCCGACACAGTTTGAAATTAAAAACATCCTAGATAAGAAATTTCAGGATGAAACAACAAGACCACAAGCTATTGAGGCGGCCATAGTTAATGTTCCGGCAGACAGCAAAGAGTATGCAAGGGAAATTCTGAATAAGCTGTACAATAAAATATTTGTGGAAAAGCTGATTCGCTTTACGGAAATTCAGGATATGAAGCAGGACGATGCTCTGGAAATGTTCGTAAGATTTAACAGCGGTGGTAAAGCGCTCCGCAAGTCTGAAATAACGATGTCTATTCTTGAGGCTTACTGGCCAAGTGCTAAGACTGAGTTTGGGAAGCTACTCGCTGATTCTTATGTCGGATTTGGATCTGATTTTATTATCCGTTCTGCTCTTATGCTTTATGGTGATGTTGTAAAATCTAATATTAGTAAGCAGATAGCAGAGGAACTTAAGAATAACTGGAATGAATTCAAAAAAGCATTTAAGAACTTGGAAATTGTGCTGAAAGGAATGAAGATAGAGGTCAGCCGCTTTTCAAGTAGCTGGAACGTACTACTTCCAATCGTCTATTTCATTTATTACAATCCTAATTATAATAACAATCTTGAGGGCATCCGTGCCTACTTGGTTAGAGCAGTGTTGTTCACCTATTTCCAATCTGGCACAACAGGGAAACTGCAACAGATGAAGAGCAGCATTAATAGCAATGATCAAGAAATCACGGTTGATATGCTTGAGCAGATGAATGACCTTAGAGTAACAGATGGCAAAATAGAAGACATTCTAAATACAGAAAAAGGAAGCAGAGTTGCAGGGGAGGCTTTATACTATTTGAGCCTTGATTGGACAAATAAAAATTTCAAGTATGAACAAGACCATCTCCATCCGTTTGATAGATTTGATGGCAGTAAGCCGATATCCGTTTCTATGGAAGATTGGAGACGATGGAGAGGCAACCGTAATAGACTCTCGAATTTACAACTTCTTGAAGGTAGAAGTAACGGTAGCAAAAATGCTATGCGCCTCGTTGATTATTACAATGATATGAATGATGAGCAAAAGGCAAAATTCTGCAAGGAGGCAATTATCCCGGATGGTGTTTCTTTTGAATTAGAGCATTTTGATGAATTCTATGAAAAGAGAAAAGCTATTTTGACAGAGAAAATTCGTGAGTTGTTAGGGTAAGAGAAGAAAGGAGTATGCAAGATGGATGTAAAGGCATGGGATGGACAACTTGATAACATTGCTATGCGATATAAATTTTCTTCCAATGAAATAAAAGAAAATAGTGCTGCTCCTGTTGTTATAGAAGATTTTTTATCTTTTGATAAAGAGATCAAAGCAGATAAGGTTGATTGCCTAGTTGCTGTGTCAAGTGGAATATTAACAGCTGCATTAGATGTACTTTGGGTTGGCGAGTTCTCATTGAGATATGCCCAGGATATTGGGACGGAGCAGATAAATAATCTTATAATTGAAATTGCGAAAAGCAATCTTGTTAAGAAATTTACAAATAAAGAATGCAAAAAAGACGATTTGAAAGGTTGTATTAAGTTCTTAGAAGACAATTTTCCTTTGGCATCAGATAAACTTACCAACGAATTTGGTGGTGGATTACAACATCATTTGCGTGATTTTTCGCACCATGCATCACCATTTGGATTGATATGTTCTATTCTTAATCAATTTACAGGAAAGGGATATGGAACAGATACCGATGGTAAAATTATAACTCCTGATATTCCTGAAACGGCTGCATTGGGAAAATCATTCGAGGAACGAGTGATGCTTGGTGTTGTGGGGTGGTTCCTCCATCTCGTTAGTGATATGGCTGGCTCAAGTGGAAGTTCAGGTAGAGGAACAGGAATACCAGGACCACTTTTGTCATTAGCGAAGGTGCTTTCAGCCACTCCTTTATTCAAGGAATTAAATGTCAAATATAAAGATGATGACATTGGATTTTCAGTTTGGATTTCAAAACTATTTAATGGTACGGCATTTGAGCATACTAACAATAAAGATTTGATTCGTTTTGATTTGCGTACGGAGATAGGTATTGGAAACTTTGCCGTTAAACAAGCGGTACCAGTTCTTATCAACCAATGCATTGTAAGAAGTTTTTACTTAGTAAGAAGATTAGCACACGAGTATTCTGAAAAGGAAATTTCTTCAATTTTAGATTTAAAACGCTTAGAACCAAGCCGTTTTATGCCTTTTAACAATCGTTGTATTACACGAATGATAACATTAGCAACAGGAACATTTTCTGTTGTTGATAGTGCAGATGCTGTGATTAGAGCTAAAATTAAAAATCCAAAAGATAATGCGAAAGTATTCTCTGATACATTGTTACGAATAAATTTTGCAGGTGTAGGGGCCTTTGTTTTATCTATAAAGAACGAAGTGAAGTATGTCGCTCAAGATGTTAAGGGTTTGATGAATAGAAAAACAAAAGCCGAAATGATACTTGAACAGCAGTCACAAATTGAAAAATTGATTCAAAATATTGATGTAGAGGTGCTTATGGATAATAGTGGTTTATATGAATACGCTTTTGATTGTATGTATAATCACGTAAAGAAATGCAAGGATGATATGTCTCAAGCACAAGAGGTAATGATGGCTATGCAGCGTTCGGTCTTAATTACGTCAGATAATAATTCGGAATTATATAGCAGAATTACTAGGAAGAGCACATATCCTTTGATGGTTGAAACTGAAAAGTTAATCATGCGATTATTTACATTAAATAATGTGACTTATAAACCTTTTGATGGTGATGAAAAATATAACAATATGCCTTCTTTTACAAGAATGGAAGATGGAAAACGTATAGCCTATATTTTTTCTACTAGCATAACAGAGAGAGTAATTAATTGGAAACAACTTAAAGAGAAGTATCAGCTTGATGGCATTAAGGTTATTGCACTTGTTGAATTGCAAGGGGAAACCGAAACAATAAATATCATAGTGAATCATGAAACCGCATTGACAGATGGTTTTGTAACATATGAAACCTTAAAAGATTTATTTGCACTGTTGGGCGAGAACGAATATGGTGTTTATAAAGAGTATGCTACAAGATTTAATAATTCAATAAGAGAACTTATTGGATACAGCACGGTTACTATACCATCAAAGGATATGATGGACGCCTTTAAAAAGAATACTTTGGATATGATAAAGGCAATTGATTACAAAAAGTATGTGCCGGATTTACGAGACCAGCAGATAGAGATTATTAATCGTAATTATTTTGAACGTGAGCTTAATAGAGCAGTTCTCGGTGATTCGGATTTGGCTGAAAGTTTCCTAAGTGCTGAGTGGTATTATTCTATGCACACTACAACAAGTGGCTTAGAACAAACCGCAATTGTTGCAGGGTATCTAAAAGCTGTCGAACAGCTCTTGTACAAAATAGTTAGACTTTCAATTAATACAGGAAAAGATATCAAGAAGAAAGGCAACCGTGATTATATTGAATACTCGGATGTGAATGAATCTGATGCAGATATTACGCTCGCAAGTCTAATTGGTTATGTGAAACATTACCAAGATTTATGGGATGTTAATAAATTTGCTAGATATTACATTACCGATAAGCTGACAGAGTATAGGATAAAATATAGAAATGACCATTTCCACAAGGACAATGTTTATGAACTAAAAGAGATTGAAGAAATCAGAGATCAGACTTTACTTGCTTTCTATTTGATCCTTGGCGCTTGCTCAATTACGGATGATGAACTGCCAAGCTTCAATCCATATTGTGATAAGTCTGAAATCCAGGAAACATTAAAATATGAAGAATTAGAAAAGTGGCTTGATAGAATTCTAGGAGGAGATACCCTTCTCGATGAACATATTCCAATTTACTTTAAGTTTAGGTATGGTCAATACCGCTGTGAGTTGCAGTTCAATACTGTAAGTGGTTTTACTAATAACTATCCGGATGATATGAAATATCCTTATGTTTGTGATTCGTTATATTGGCCAGCGTTACTTGAAAAAGATGAGGCTGAGATTGAAGTGATTCAGTTTATAAAAGGATATCTTGAAAATGGAAAGTATGCTGCAAAATTAAAACAACATAAGATGGTATCTGTTGGCCATTTCGGGCACCCACAAATTGTGTATGAAAAGCAATAATCAAACACATTTACTCGTACCGACAAGGCATTTTTCAAAGGTCGTTTACGCAGTAATGTGCTAAAAACAGCTCAAAAGTGACTATGATATATTTAGTCAAACGGTTGGGGGTGTATCCAATAGTTTGCTATCTCATCGGGCCAAATGGAAACGGGACTGTTGATGGTCGATATATTCCCGCCTACCGATAGTGTAAAAAATGCCGTGGATATGTTTCCAAGAACGGATTGGCTCGAAAGACATTCATTCTGTCCTTTCAAGCCATGTGGAAGTGATTACGAAAATTATATTAAGGATGAATTTCAGATCAGTTTTGGAAGGGGATTTATTTGTGTTTTGATACATTAAAATATACCTTCAGACATCCAAAAAAACATAGTGGAAAAAGTATTAGTATTTTATACTCTACTTGCTAAATTTCGAGGGGTGACAATCACTGAAATCAATATATATTGGCGTGTAAATGTACAAAAGTATTTCACTGTTGAAAAGTACATAAGAAAATTATTAATTTTTGAAACTAAGTGATCCAGTCTTTTTCTTTTGCGAAGAGGTAAAATGAAAATAATAGGGGAGGTAGAATATGGATAAAACGTTACTCGAGCATTTACTTGATCAAACCGAGAGTGAACATTTAGATTTTAAAAAAGGGCTATATGTAAAAGCAAATTACGATAGTTTATTAAAAGATGTAATTGCCATGGCGAATGCTAAAGTTAATGGATCACGATACATTATATTTGGTGTGAAAGAATCAGCTCAACAAGAAAAAGAGCTTTATAATATTACAGAGCCAATTGATGCAGCGACTTATCAAGAATTAGTATTCGAAAACATTGAGCCACAGTTAGATTGTCAGCTTCATTACCTCACATATAAAAATCACTTGTTGGCTGTACTTGAAATTAGAGATCCAAAAAGCCAACCCTACTTACTAAAAAAAGACTTTAATAAATTACATAAAGGCTTTTGTTATATTCGGCGAGGAAGTAAAAATGATTTTGCTACAAGAACAGATTTCGATTATTTCTATAAGCAAGGTCAATTTGAAATTCATATTCTTGATGGATACTTACGAGCTGTTGATTCAGAGAGTGGTTGTGCCTCCCTCGAATGTTCTTTTAGAAACTGTACCGATTTCCCAATTACGGTTTATAAGGGGTATTTAGAAGTGTGGGACACACAAAAATTACGTACTCATCATCGTCTCTTTGGACATTCCCATCATATACCAGGTGCAGACTATCGCTTGGAGATTCCTCCAAAATCTGAAATAGTAAATGATTTTAGATTTGGCTTTGAATCTAGTGATTGTCTTCGTTTAGAAATGGACGAATACGGTCATTCTGATTTAGATTTGAATTTTAAATTATATCTACTGGATACATTAGGAAATGAATATGTAGGTAGGGCACAAGATTGTATTGTTTTTGCTAAAGGTAAATTTTTATGGAAAATAAAAAATTAGAAAAATAGTAGTCGCCTGAACAGAAAAACGGCAGTCCCTTATATTCTTAATCCTGATTCGATTGTATAATCAATACAAATCTAGGCTGGATCCAGTAGTGATTCAGTCTTTTTATTAAGCTCAATGCTTTTTTAATCTTCTGTTTAAAGGTTTATATTGTGTTCAATTGTTAACCAGAACGATTTCTATTTAGTTAGGAAGACCTCTGGAATAGGAGACCCACAGGGACAGGTACCTCGGTCCAAGTCATGAGCAATCAATCTTAAGAAATCACACTTTTGGGGATTTCTGTAATCCACAATATCTGCATATGTGTTATAGCTTTTATCCCCTTGAGCGAAGGTTCCTGTCCCCATGGCACTTTTGCTACAAGGGTTAATTATACGTATATACTGTGAAAGTTAGATTAATCTCACAAACTTCTCATATGTTGCCACATACACTCTGGACTTTGTGAGGCAGCTGACAAGAATATTATAGAAAGTAGAAGCTTGATTAAGTTCTGGTTTTTGTTCCTTTTAACAGACAATTTTATTAAATGGTTTAATATTAGGAGTAAGGTTAACCCTTGCATAAGTAAGAAAAGTTTGTAAAAAGAACCACCTAGAACCTAGATGACAGCGTTTTAGGTGGTTTTAAATATATTTGTCATTGCTTTTGCCATTTACGTCCTTTTTCTTGTGTTGGTGGAAGCCTATCTCCAGGTCCAATTTCAACTACCCGAGGTTTACTAACTTCACCACCTCTAGGGCCTACTTCTTTATATTTTCCTGGTGGTTGATTATCCGTTCCAGGCTTTTTTAAGTCGCTCATAGATTACCACCTCCTTTGTAATCATTATACCAATTTTTGTTATAATTGAAGCTGCAAGTTAAGGTTTAACTGACAACCTAGTATAACTAGGGATGACAAGAACCTTTCATATTTGAAGATTAATATAAATTGGTAACTACAAAAGTGATAAAAGATTCCTAATTTGACGTTATAAGTAAATTTAATTGCTATTTTTTAAACAATTTCACTATCAAATTTGTGTACGAATGGTACTACAATTTCAAAAAAATACTTTTTATCCCAACTTACGAGCCCGTAAAAATAACGCCGTAGTAACTAATGATCCATAAGTTAAGGTTGAGCTTTAAAAGTAAATAGAATAGAAGGTGAAGTAAATGGTAGAAAAAAAGTGCTATTGGTGTGAAACTGAATCAGTTTCTATGGAACACGTTCCACCTAGATGTTTGTTTCCATGTATATTGCCACTCAAAAGTGCCACCTCTGCCATTTTTCAGAGCCACTTCTGACAGATTTCAGTGCCACCTCTGCCATAGCCAGTGCCACCTCCTGTATAATGAATTTGCACACTATTGTGCAAATTCATTATACAGGAGGTTTTTTTGTGATCAAATACCGTGAAATTCTGAGATTGAA encodes:
- a CDS encoding DUF262 domain-containing protein, translated to MSRLIDNSITIYEALQNIKDGKYVMPAFQRQYVWSMEQIEKLWDSILLDYPIATFLFWHVDDDNVTWDTYFCNFLSEVTFDSRKQADSVNYDLSNIDVRITDTAVLDGQQRLTSLFLSLLGNSYIRQKHARRNNNGGLVTKLLIELNKNKLTVDEEEYNSKKYDIKFSEKVGKLSPTQFEIKNILDKKFQDETTRPQAIEAAIVNVPADSKEYAREILNKLYNKIFVEKLIRFTEIQDMKQDDALEMFVRFNSGGKALRKSEITMSILEAYWPSAKTEFGKLLADSYVGFGSDFIIRSALMLYGDVVKSNISKQIAEELKNNWNEFKKAFKNLEIVLKGMKIEVSRFSSSWNVLLPIVYFIYYNPNYNNNLEGIRAYLVRAVLFTYFQSGTTGKLQQMKSSINSNDQEITVDMLEQMNDLRVTDGKIEDILNTEKGSRVAGEALYYLSLDWTNKNFKYEQDHLHPFDRFDGSKPISVSMEDWRRWRGNRNRLSNLQLLEGRSNGSKNAMRLVDYYNDMNDEQKAKFCKEAIIPDGVSFELEHFDEFYEKRKAILTEKIRELLG
- a CDS encoding helix-turn-helix domain-containing protein; the encoded protein is MDKTLLEHLLDQTESEHLDFKKGLYVKANYDSLLKDVIAMANAKVNGSRYIIFGVKESAQQEKELYNITEPIDAATYQELVFENIEPQLDCQLHYLTYKNHLLAVLEIRDPKSQPYLLKKDFNKLHKGFCYIRRGSKNDFATRTDFDYFYKQGQFEIHILDGYLRAVDSESGCASLECSFRNCTDFPITVYKGYLEVWDTQKLRTHHRLFGHSHHIPGADYRLEIPPKSEIVNDFRFGFESSDCLRLEMDEYGHSDLDLNFKLYLLDTLGNEYVGRAQDCIVFAKGKFLWKIKN
- a CDS encoding YjzC family protein — its product is MSDLKKPGTDNQPPGKYKEVGPRGGEVSKPRVVEIGPGDRLPPTQEKGRKWQKQ